A window of the Agrococcus jejuensis genome harbors these coding sequences:
- a CDS encoding thioesterase family protein yields the protein MHMLLRFLLAMLVRGNRAPRLAIDEVSRIDYRVHLVDIDLLGHMNNGRYLSFMDLGRIDLTKRTGIAARLSKAGIHAVVGQQSIAYRRSIGFLHAFTLESRLVGADERSCYIEQRFVAKGQVMARAVVRGRFVQRGVGAVRMDVVSAACDYDFEANHPVPDEIRTWADWSALPGAKADHPSVWA from the coding sequence ATGCACATGCTCCTGCGGTTCCTGCTCGCCATGCTCGTCCGCGGCAACCGCGCGCCGCGCCTCGCGATCGACGAGGTCAGCCGCATCGACTACCGCGTGCACCTCGTCGACATCGACCTGCTCGGCCACATGAACAACGGTCGGTACCTGTCGTTCATGGACCTCGGCCGCATCGACCTCACGAAGCGCACCGGCATCGCCGCGCGCCTGTCGAAGGCGGGCATCCACGCCGTCGTCGGCCAGCAGTCGATCGCCTACCGCCGCTCGATCGGCTTCCTGCACGCCTTCACGCTCGAGTCGCGACTCGTGGGCGCGGATGAGCGCAGCTGCTACATCGAGCAGCGGTTCGTGGCGAAGGGCCAGGTGATGGCGCGCGCCGTCGTGCGCGGCCGCTTCGTGCAGCGCGGCGTCGGCGCCGTGCGCATGGACGTCGTGAGCGCCGCCTGCGACTACGACTTCGAGGCGAACCACCCCGTGCCCGACGAGATCCGCACGTGGGCCGACTGGTCGGCGCTGCCCGGCGCGAAGGCCGACCACCCGAGCGTCTGGGCCTGA
- a CDS encoding phytoene desaturase family protein yields the protein MSTAAARSPRVAIVGGGHNALAAAAYLGRAGVDVTVLERLEHVGGAAVSAQAFAGVDARLSRYSYLVSLLPQQIIDDLGLAVPLARRRYSSYTPVPGSDAGLLVDEQDADATRASFAAIGAADDADRFADLYRRTALVAQAVFPTMTERLPLRADVQARAGAASAWAELVDAPIAHAIEAAVSHDVVRGVVATDALIGTFDDLRTGYAGNRCMLYHVVGGGTGDWDVPIGGMGRVSGGLADAARAAGARIRTGATVTAITPDGDVTWVERDEEHREGYDLVLSGVAPAVLARLLGEDATQPEGAQVKVNMVLSRLPRLRGGIAPEAAFGGTFHVHESWSQLDAAQRVAAAGGIPDPLPCEIYCHTLSDPSILSPELAASGAHTLTVFGLQTPDRILGDARPGTPAHDALRDRLQDAVLRSLDAVLAEPIAPLLLPDADGRPCIETKTTRDIEDALAMPGGDIFHGALSWPWLDETPGSVAEAWGVETAHDRILMAGSGARRGGAVSGVGGHNAAHAALELLGI from the coding sequence ATGAGCACCGCCGCCGCCCGCAGCCCCCGCGTCGCCATCGTCGGCGGCGGCCACAACGCCCTCGCCGCCGCCGCGTACCTCGGCCGCGCGGGCGTCGACGTCACGGTGCTCGAACGGCTCGAGCACGTGGGCGGCGCCGCGGTGTCGGCCCAGGCGTTCGCGGGCGTCGACGCCCGCCTGTCGCGCTACTCGTACCTCGTGAGCCTGCTGCCGCAGCAGATCATCGACGACCTGGGGCTCGCCGTGCCGCTCGCCCGCCGCCGCTACTCGTCGTACACGCCCGTGCCCGGCAGCGACGCCGGGCTGCTCGTCGACGAGCAGGACGCCGACGCCACCCGCGCGTCGTTCGCGGCGATCGGGGCAGCCGACGACGCCGACCGGTTCGCCGACCTCTACCGCCGCACGGCGCTCGTGGCCCAGGCGGTGTTCCCGACCATGACCGAGCGACTGCCGCTGCGCGCCGACGTGCAGGCGCGCGCCGGCGCCGCCTCAGCGTGGGCGGAGCTCGTGGATGCGCCCATCGCGCACGCGATCGAGGCCGCGGTGTCGCACGACGTCGTGCGCGGCGTCGTCGCGACCGACGCGCTCATCGGCACGTTCGACGACCTCCGCACCGGGTACGCCGGCAACCGCTGCATGCTCTACCACGTCGTCGGCGGCGGCACCGGCGACTGGGACGTGCCGATCGGCGGCATGGGCCGCGTCTCGGGCGGCCTCGCCGACGCCGCCCGCGCGGCCGGCGCCCGCATCCGCACCGGCGCGACCGTCACGGCCATCACGCCCGACGGCGACGTCACGTGGGTCGAGCGCGACGAGGAGCACCGGGAGGGCTACGACCTCGTGCTCTCGGGCGTCGCCCCCGCCGTGCTCGCGCGCCTGCTCGGCGAGGATGCGACGCAGCCCGAGGGCGCGCAGGTGAAGGTGAACATGGTGCTGTCGCGCCTGCCGAGGCTGCGCGGCGGCATCGCGCCCGAGGCGGCGTTCGGCGGCACGTTCCACGTGCACGAGTCGTGGTCGCAGCTCGACGCGGCGCAGCGCGTGGCCGCCGCCGGCGGCATCCCCGACCCGCTGCCGTGCGAGATCTACTGCCACACGCTCTCCGACCCGTCGATCCTGTCGCCCGAGCTCGCCGCATCCGGCGCCCACACACTCACGGTCTTCGGGCTGCAGACGCCCGACCGCATCCTGGGCGACGCCCGCCCGGGCACGCCCGCGCACGACGCGCTGCGCGACCGGCTGCAGGATGCGGTGCTGCGGTCGCTCGACGCCGTGCTCGCCGAGCCCATCGCGCCGCTGCTGCTGCCCGACGCCGACGGTCGGCCGTGCATCGAGACGAAGACGACGAGGGACATCGAGGATGCGCTCGCGATGCCAGGCGGCGACATCTTCCACGGCGCGCTGTCGTGGCCGTGGCTCGACGAGACGCCCGGCTCGGTCGCCGAGGCGTGGGGCGTCGAGACCGCGCACGACCGCATCCTCATGGCCGGCTCCGGCGCACGTCGGGGCGGCGCCGTGTCGGGCGTCGGCGGCCACAACGCCGCCCACGCGGCGCTGGAGCTGCTCGGCATCTGA
- a CDS encoding WXG100-like domain-containing protein has product MAMTLPGELVWVLDLLGFEWPQLDEDAINQAAHIMRQFEDDLNSAIDAADANVQDAYASVTGSFAKAHADAWDEERSGSMRQLSDLIGPAATGVDLFADAVVALKLKVIAELVITAAQIAVAIASAVVTFGAGAAVQAVILVARKKAIDIVTDLMIDAAVGQILELVMDPLLSIAEPLIEATMDLPVVQGAVGEAEALILDLQALDRASSGMEATGDDVDSLGQEFVAQIMSLQFSTA; this is encoded by the coding sequence ATGGCCATGACCCTGCCCGGCGAGCTCGTCTGGGTGCTCGACCTGCTCGGCTTCGAATGGCCGCAGCTCGACGAGGACGCCATCAACCAGGCGGCGCACATCATGCGCCAGTTCGAGGACGACCTCAACAGCGCGATCGACGCCGCCGACGCCAACGTGCAGGACGCGTACGCCTCGGTCACGGGATCGTTCGCGAAGGCGCACGCCGACGCGTGGGACGAGGAGCGCTCGGGCAGCATGCGCCAGCTCTCCGACCTCATCGGCCCCGCCGCGACGGGCGTCGACCTGTTCGCCGACGCCGTCGTCGCCCTCAAGCTCAAGGTCATCGCCGAGCTCGTCATCACGGCAGCGCAGATCGCCGTCGCGATCGCCTCGGCCGTCGTCACCTTCGGAGCCGGTGCCGCCGTGCAGGCCGTCATCCTCGTCGCCCGCAAGAAGGCGATCGACATCGTGACCGACCTCATGATCGACGCCGCCGTCGGCCAGATCCTCGAGCTGGTGATGGATCCGCTGCTGTCGATCGCCGAGCCGCTCATCGAGGCGACGATGGACCTGCCCGTCGTGCAGGGCGCCGTCGGCGAGGCCGAGGCGCTCATCCTCGACCTGCAGGCCCTCGATCGCGCATCCTCGGGCATGGAGGCGACGGGCGACGACGTCGACAGCCTCGGCCAGGAGTTCGTGGCGCAGATCATGTCCCTCCAGTTCTCGACCGCCTGA